A region of Nostoc sp. 'Peltigera membranacea cyanobiont' N6 DNA encodes the following proteins:
- a CDS encoding DEAD/DEAH box helicase has product MPVTYELRDYQHQWIKDIWNSWEKGNRRVLAQLPTAAGKTVCFAHISHKFFEQGKQVLVIAHRIELISQAAEKLSEIIGEPVGIIKAGVLANPERRIQVASVQTLSRREVLELPMNIGLLILDEAHHATALSYRRLIEHYESAQILGVTATPQRIDGQGFVDLFDDLVIGIDTAQLIQAGYLSKFRLFATNQTISTLGVAKSRGDFRAKELAVAVTSQIGVSEILENYLKYARNLRTVIFACSLEHSRALAAEFSRNYISAEHLDGKTPPQERLEILQRFRNGTTQVITNYEILTEGFDCPNIECVYCVRPTESSTMWLQMLGRVLRTYTLKPTAVIIDITDNWKKHGLPDEARKWSLLPETISEIQNKGLIQCEHCTHIFKPLAEELAKIEAEVDNDGVLIQHHQAICPSCGETIDFTTIESPAKPTFSRIRLRQGFSLELTEIDLSVSTYRLDLVTDELRRQGLRGASPTKIYSAIFIAFIENITRFTLGDWREIVKIVEPSQSAITKKAWELYKEAFERHKNRILAMSFVEQKKLKQQGSSNVATNLTTIEALGQLENSIFWEPKSQEKSSKFKKNLGDSYFKMKYKSQWKESLTYCSMLTGDFLNINAGLFHVETKDVYVNICIEVRELPGLKSKLTEICDPAEIEYAFTQGFGKLAKIMFRLS; this is encoded by the coding sequence ATGCCTGTTACCTACGAACTCAGAGATTATCAACATCAGTGGATAAAAGATATTTGGAATTCTTGGGAGAAAGGTAATAGGCGGGTGCTTGCACAACTCCCTACAGCCGCCGGGAAAACGGTATGCTTTGCACATATTTCTCATAAATTCTTTGAACAAGGAAAGCAAGTTTTAGTCATTGCCCATCGGATTGAGTTGATATCTCAAGCTGCCGAAAAGCTCTCAGAAATTATCGGTGAACCAGTTGGGATTATCAAAGCAGGTGTTCTGGCTAATCCCGAACGGAGAATCCAAGTCGCTAGCGTTCAAACGTTGAGCAGACGAGAGGTATTAGAGTTGCCAATGAACATTGGACTTTTGATATTAGATGAGGCGCATCATGCAACTGCCTTATCTTATCGGCGATTAATTGAACATTATGAAAGTGCCCAGATATTAGGTGTAACTGCCACCCCCCAGAGAATTGACGGTCAAGGTTTTGTTGATTTATTTGATGATTTGGTTATTGGCATTGACACTGCTCAATTAATTCAGGCTGGGTATTTAAGTAAGTTTCGATTATTTGCAACGAATCAAACTATTTCTACTCTTGGAGTTGCAAAGTCTCGTGGGGATTTTAGAGCCAAAGAGTTAGCGGTTGCCGTCACTAGCCAGATTGGGGTTAGCGAAATCCTTGAGAATTACTTGAAATATGCACGAAATCTTCGTACAGTTATTTTCGCCTGTAGCTTAGAACATTCTCGTGCCCTGGCTGCGGAATTTTCTCGTAATTATATTAGTGCCGAACATTTGGATGGGAAGACTCCCCCACAAGAGAGATTAGAAATATTGCAGCGTTTTCGCAATGGTACTACCCAAGTAATTACTAATTACGAAATCTTAACCGAGGGCTTTGATTGTCCTAATATTGAGTGCGTTTACTGTGTCCGTCCGACTGAAAGCTCTACTATGTGGCTGCAAATGCTAGGACGAGTTTTAAGAACCTACACTTTAAAACCAACTGCGGTGATCATTGACATTACCGATAATTGGAAAAAACATGGACTTCCTGATGAAGCCCGCAAATGGAGTTTATTGCCTGAAACTATATCAGAAATACAAAACAAAGGCTTAATCCAATGTGAGCATTGCACCCATATTTTTAAACCGCTTGCTGAAGAATTAGCTAAAATTGAAGCCGAAGTTGACAACGATGGAGTGCTGATTCAACATCACCAAGCTATTTGTCCAAGCTGTGGTGAAACGATTGATTTTACAACTATTGAGAGTCCTGCAAAGCCAACTTTTAGCAGAATCCGACTTAGACAGGGTTTTAGCCTTGAGCTTACAGAAATTGACCTTTCTGTTTCTACTTACAGATTAGACTTAGTTACTGATGAGCTGAGAAGGCAAGGTTTACGGGGTGCGAGTCCCACTAAAATTTATAGCGCCATTTTCATCGCTTTTATTGAAAATATTACTAGATTTACTCTTGGAGATTGGCGCGAAATCGTTAAAATTGTTGAGCCATCACAATCAGCAATTACCAAAAAAGCATGGGAATTGTATAAAGAAGCTTTTGAGCGGCATAAGAACCGCATCTTGGCTATGTCTTTTGTTGAACAGAAAAAGCTAAAACAACAAGGCAGTAGCAATGTGGCGACTAATCTAACGACAATAGAAGCTCTTGGGCAGTTGGAGAATAGTATATTCTGGGAACCAAAATCACAGGAAAAGTCATCTAAGTTCAAAAAGAATTTAGGCGATAGTTATTTTAAAATGAAGTACAAATCACAATGGAAAGAATCTTTAACTTACTGTTCAATGCTAACAGGTGATTTTTTAAACATAAATGCTGGACTATTCCATGTGGAAACTAAAGATGTATATGTAAATATCTGTATTGAGGTTAGAGAACTTCCTGGGCTGAAATCCAAACTAACAGAGATTTGTGATCCCGCAGAGATTGAATATGCTTTTACTCAAGGGTTTGGCAAGCTTGCCAAGATCATGTTCCGGTTAAGTTGA
- a CDS encoding BRO-N domain-containing protein produces MTPGGKQKMATLYEPGLYYLIGRSDSPIAVPFQQWLYEDVLPSIRRTGKYEIPQPEQQQNTKPTLDELVNFGQKILSGTRLSAELQTITILRGVQALCPEITPMAQELVGAIQEIEATPNRHLSPTAIGELYAERLGLPKPIKPQIVNQVLESAGLQTKEVQIKTDTNGKQSHKNIWHLTEKGKLWGTVTRDKARTHDKIVEHVRWLPDVLEVIDLSVEEN; encoded by the coding sequence ATGACCCCTGGCGGAAAGCAGAAAATGGCAACGCTTTATGAACCAGGGCTGTATTATTTGATTGGACGCTCTGACAGTCCAATTGCTGTGCCATTCCAGCAATGGTTATACGAAGATGTTCTTCCCTCTATACGTCGTACCGGGAAGTATGAAATACCACAGCCGGAGCAACAACAAAATACTAAACCCACACTCGATGAACTCGTGAACTTTGGGCAAAAGATTTTGTCTGGTACAAGGCTTAGTGCAGAACTCCAAACCATCACTATCCTTCGAGGTGTACAAGCGCTGTGTCCCGAAATAACCCCAATGGCACAGGAGTTGGTCGGAGCAATCCAGGAAATTGAAGCGACTCCCAACAGACACTTGTCTCCAACTGCAATCGGCGAATTATATGCCGAACGTCTTGGACTACCCAAGCCCATAAAACCTCAGATAGTTAACCAGGTTTTGGAATCTGCTGGCTTGCAAACTAAGGAGGTTCAAATCAAAACAGACACGAATGGTAAACAAAGCCACAAAAATATCTGGCATTTGACTGAAAAAGGTAAACTTTGGGGAACCGTGACACGGGATAAAGCCCGGACTCATGACAAGATTGTGGAACACGTTCGCTGGTTGCCAGATGTTCTTGAAGTAATTGATTTGAGCGTAGAGGAGAATTGA
- a CDS encoding helix-turn-helix domain-containing protein: MRKMHCRLAVLMAEKNPTLSLAEVARSSNISYPAVYRLFTNDFKRVDTETIEKLCDYFRCDLADLFELREVIDVSS, translated from the coding sequence ATGAGGAAAATGCATTGCCGCCTAGCTGTGCTTATGGCTGAAAAAAACCCAACACTGTCATTGGCTGAAGTTGCCAGAAGTTCTAACATTTCTTATCCAGCTGTTTATCGGCTGTTCACCAATGACTTTAAGCGGGTGGATACGGAAACGATTGAAAAGTTATGTGACTACTTCCGATGTGACTTAGCGGATTTATTTGAGTTGAGGGAGGTAATAGATGTGAGTAGCTAA